The Zingiber officinale cultivar Zhangliang chromosome 9A, Zo_v1.1, whole genome shotgun sequence genome window below encodes:
- the LOC122020510 gene encoding receptor-like serine/threonine-protein kinase SD1-8 isoform X2, with product MRRRRTASAAALLLFFTAALFSISGGVDTLTPDLPLLDNGTAGLVSAGETFQLGFFSPNGSTNRYIGIWYNRIPVQTVVWIANRRSPMTSRSGNLSLTAAGELVLTDGSSGVLWTSGAPDSPLSNPVAQLLDDGNFAVHEAGGGSDEFAWQSFDFPADTHIPGMIVGQRRLKNGTDLGINITASTSDSDPTPGPFVYGLDLRGDPQLFIWSGMQQYWRAGPWNGRWFSGVPEMVDTANGLLRFDVEPNQMTYLRSEQSSALLRFVMHSSGHLQLIVWLENRQSWNTIWYAPKDICDSLSSCGPNGYCRQIITPQCVCLQGFHPSNPSNWQLRDGTDGCLRTTPLDCRNGTDGFLTLRNTKLPDTSRSMVNASLTLDQCRASCLSNCDCTAYAALNISDSDSGNGCITWTTNLTDITVYQSAVGQDLYVRLAAADLVPEPSDHRRRNRFAVVIVVLSVVIVLLSCLAFCLWRRKKKRSVDIIEETEERDLDLPLFDLGTIRNATCNFSFQNKLGEGGFGPVYKGKIGEDPEIAVKRLSKTSTQGLDEFKNEVTLIAKLQHRNLVRLLGCCVQEEERILVYEYMPNGSLDVFLFDEVKGTYLDWRTRYNIIVGIARGLLYLHHDSRLRIIHRDLKASNILLDKDMDPKISDFGMARIFGGDVSEANTKRVVGTYGYMSPEYIMDGIFSMKSDVFSFGVLVLEIICGQKNRRVYHTLHHLNLLGHIWNAWKEGNCLDFVDKNIGYSFPEAEVLRCTKIGLLCVQERAEDRPTMPSVLTMLGSTGDISLLPEPKQPGFFSNRLPLSQIYSSSSMSNQDISSSNKVTITNIDGR from the exons ATGAGACGGAGGCGCACCGCCTCCGCCGCCGCTCTTCTCCTCTTTTTCACCGCCGCTCTCTTCTCGATCTCCGGGGGAGTCGACACCTTAACTCCGGATCTGCCTCTCCTTGACAATGGAACCGCTGGCTTGGTCTCCGCCGGCGAAACTTTCCAGCTGGGCTTCTTCAGCCCCAACGGATCCACCAACCGCTACATCGGCATATGGTACAACAGGATCCCCGTCCAGACCGTCGTGTGGATCGCCAATCGTCGGAGCCCCATGACTTCCCGCTCGGGCAACCTCTCTTTGACCGCAGCCGGGGAGCTCGTCCTCACTGACGGAAGCTCCGGTGTCCTCTGGACTTCCGGCGCGCCTGATTCGCCCCTCTCGAATCCCGTCGCGCAGCTCCTCGACGACGGGAACTTCGCAGTCCATGAAGCCGGCGGCGGCTCTGACGAATTCGCGTGGCAGAGCTTCGACTTCCCAGCGGATACCCATATTCCGGGCATGATTGTGGGGCAGAGGAGGCTGAAGAATGGGACCGATCTTGGCATCAACATCACGGCGTCGACGAGCGATAGCGATCCGACTCCGGGTCCGTTCGTCTACGGCCTCGATCTGCGGGGAGACCCGCAGCTGTTCATTTGGTCAGGGATGCAGCAATACTGGCGCGCGGGACCATGGAATGGCCGGTGGTTCAGCGGTGTCCCGGAGATGGTGGACACAGCCAACGGACTCCTAAGGTTCGATGTCGAACCCAATCAGATGACCTACCTTCGCAGCGAGCAGTCTTCTGCCCTCTTGAGGTTCGTCATGCATTCCTCCGGCCACCTACAGCTCATTGTTTGGTTAGAAAATAGGCAATCTTGGAATACAATTTGGTATGCTCCCAAGGATATCTGCGATTCTTTGTCGTCCTGCGGCCCCAATGGTTATTGCCGCCAAATCATCACCCCGCAATGCGTGTGCTTGCAGGGGTTTCACCCGAGCAATCCCAGCAATTGGCAACTCCGAGATGGGACGGATGGTTGCCTGAGGACGACGCCGTTGGATTGCCGGAATGGGACCGACGGGTTCCTCACCCTGAGAAACACCAAGCTACCGGATACCTCGAGATCGATGGTGAACGCAAGCTTGACCCTTGACCAGTGCAGAGCTTCGTGCTTGAGCAATTGCGATTGCACAGCTTATGCTGCCTTAAACATCAGTGACAGTGACAGTGGCAATGGCTGCATAACGTGGACAACCAATCTGACCGATATCACAGTGTATCAAAGTGCCGTAGGACAAGATCTTTATGTCAGGCTTGCAGCAGCTGATTTAG TGCCTGAGCCCTCTGATCATCGTCGTCGGAATCGTTTCGCAGTTGTCATTGTCGTTCTTTCCGTGGTGATTGTCCTCCTTTCCTGTCTTGCTTTCTGCctttggaggaggaagaagaagagaa GTGTTGATATTATTGAAGAAACAGAAGAAAGAGACTTAGACCTACCATTATTTGACTTAGGCACAATTAGGAATGCCACCTGCAATTTCTCTTTTCAGAACAAGCTTGGCGAGGGAGGTTTTGGTCCAGTATACAAG GGTAAGATAGGGGAGGATCCAGAAATAGCTGTGAAGAGGTTGTCTAAGACATCGACTCAAGGTTTGGATGAGTTCAAAAATGAGGTGACATTGATTGCAAAACTGCAGCACAGAAATCTTGTTCGACTTCTTGGTTGTTGCgttcaagaagaggagaggatatTAGTCTATGAATACATGCCTAATGGAAGCTTAGATGTCTTCTTATTTG ATGAGGTTAAAGGCACTTACTTGGATTGGCGAACACGATATAACATAATAGTTGGAATCGCTCGAGGACTTCTTTATCTTCATCATGATTCTAGATTGAGAATCATCCATAGGGATCTTAAAGCTAGTAATATTCTTCTTGACAAAGATATGGATCCCAAGATATCGGACTTTGGCATGGCTAGGATATTTGGAGGGGACGTATCAGAAGCAAATACCAAGAGAGTTGTTGGAACATA TGGATATATGTCTCCTGAGTATATCATGGACGGAATCTTTTCAATGAAATCAGATGTGTTTAGTTTTGGCGTGTTGGTACTCGAGATCATATGTGGTCAAAAGAATAGAAGAGTCTATCACACATTGCATCATTTGAATCTTCTAGGGCAT ATATGGAACGCATGGAAGGAAGGCAATTGCTTAGATTTTGTGGACAAAAATATCGGCTATTCTTTTCCAGAGGCTGAGGTCTTGAGGTGTACAAAGATTGGACTTTTATGCGTTCAAGAACGAGCAGAAGATAGACCGACAATGCCTTCGGTGTTGACAATGTTGGGTAGCACCGGGGATATTTCTCTCTTGCCGGAACCTAAGCAACCAGGTTTCTTTTCTAACCGACTCCCATTATCACAAATTTACTCATCATCATCAATGAGTAATCAGGACATATCATCTAGTAACAAAGTAACAATTACAAATATAGACGGTCGATAA
- the LOC122020510 gene encoding receptor-like serine/threonine-protein kinase SD1-8 isoform X1, with protein MRRRRTASAAALLLFFTAALFSISGGVDTLTPDLPLLDNGTAGLVSAGETFQLGFFSPNGSTNRYIGIWYNRIPVQTVVWIANRRSPMTSRSGNLSLTAAGELVLTDGSSGVLWTSGAPDSPLSNPVAQLLDDGNFAVHEAGGGSDEFAWQSFDFPADTHIPGMIVGQRRLKNGTDLGINITASTSDSDPTPGPFVYGLDLRGDPQLFIWSGMQQYWRAGPWNGRWFSGVPEMVDTANGLLRFDVEPNQMTYLRSEQSSALLRFVMHSSGHLQLIVWLENRQSWNTIWYAPKDICDSLSSCGPNGYCRQIITPQCVCLQGFHPSNPSNWQLRDGTDGCLRTTPLDCRNGTDGFLTLRNTKLPDTSRSMVNASLTLDQCRASCLSNCDCTAYAALNISDSDSGNGCITWTTNLTDITVYQSAVGQDLYVRLAAADLVPEPSDHRRRNRFAVVIVVLSVVIVLLSCLAFCLWRRKKKRSTINGVDIIEETEERDLDLPLFDLGTIRNATCNFSFQNKLGEGGFGPVYKGKIGEDPEIAVKRLSKTSTQGLDEFKNEVTLIAKLQHRNLVRLLGCCVQEEERILVYEYMPNGSLDVFLFDEVKGTYLDWRTRYNIIVGIARGLLYLHHDSRLRIIHRDLKASNILLDKDMDPKISDFGMARIFGGDVSEANTKRVVGTYGYMSPEYIMDGIFSMKSDVFSFGVLVLEIICGQKNRRVYHTLHHLNLLGHIWNAWKEGNCLDFVDKNIGYSFPEAEVLRCTKIGLLCVQERAEDRPTMPSVLTMLGSTGDISLLPEPKQPGFFSNRLPLSQIYSSSSMSNQDISSSNKVTITNIDGR; from the exons ATGAGACGGAGGCGCACCGCCTCCGCCGCCGCTCTTCTCCTCTTTTTCACCGCCGCTCTCTTCTCGATCTCCGGGGGAGTCGACACCTTAACTCCGGATCTGCCTCTCCTTGACAATGGAACCGCTGGCTTGGTCTCCGCCGGCGAAACTTTCCAGCTGGGCTTCTTCAGCCCCAACGGATCCACCAACCGCTACATCGGCATATGGTACAACAGGATCCCCGTCCAGACCGTCGTGTGGATCGCCAATCGTCGGAGCCCCATGACTTCCCGCTCGGGCAACCTCTCTTTGACCGCAGCCGGGGAGCTCGTCCTCACTGACGGAAGCTCCGGTGTCCTCTGGACTTCCGGCGCGCCTGATTCGCCCCTCTCGAATCCCGTCGCGCAGCTCCTCGACGACGGGAACTTCGCAGTCCATGAAGCCGGCGGCGGCTCTGACGAATTCGCGTGGCAGAGCTTCGACTTCCCAGCGGATACCCATATTCCGGGCATGATTGTGGGGCAGAGGAGGCTGAAGAATGGGACCGATCTTGGCATCAACATCACGGCGTCGACGAGCGATAGCGATCCGACTCCGGGTCCGTTCGTCTACGGCCTCGATCTGCGGGGAGACCCGCAGCTGTTCATTTGGTCAGGGATGCAGCAATACTGGCGCGCGGGACCATGGAATGGCCGGTGGTTCAGCGGTGTCCCGGAGATGGTGGACACAGCCAACGGACTCCTAAGGTTCGATGTCGAACCCAATCAGATGACCTACCTTCGCAGCGAGCAGTCTTCTGCCCTCTTGAGGTTCGTCATGCATTCCTCCGGCCACCTACAGCTCATTGTTTGGTTAGAAAATAGGCAATCTTGGAATACAATTTGGTATGCTCCCAAGGATATCTGCGATTCTTTGTCGTCCTGCGGCCCCAATGGTTATTGCCGCCAAATCATCACCCCGCAATGCGTGTGCTTGCAGGGGTTTCACCCGAGCAATCCCAGCAATTGGCAACTCCGAGATGGGACGGATGGTTGCCTGAGGACGACGCCGTTGGATTGCCGGAATGGGACCGACGGGTTCCTCACCCTGAGAAACACCAAGCTACCGGATACCTCGAGATCGATGGTGAACGCAAGCTTGACCCTTGACCAGTGCAGAGCTTCGTGCTTGAGCAATTGCGATTGCACAGCTTATGCTGCCTTAAACATCAGTGACAGTGACAGTGGCAATGGCTGCATAACGTGGACAACCAATCTGACCGATATCACAGTGTATCAAAGTGCCGTAGGACAAGATCTTTATGTCAGGCTTGCAGCAGCTGATTTAG TGCCTGAGCCCTCTGATCATCGTCGTCGGAATCGTTTCGCAGTTGTCATTGTCGTTCTTTCCGTGGTGATTGTCCTCCTTTCCTGTCTTGCTTTCTGCctttggaggaggaagaagaagagaagtaccATCAATG GTGTTGATATTATTGAAGAAACAGAAGAAAGAGACTTAGACCTACCATTATTTGACTTAGGCACAATTAGGAATGCCACCTGCAATTTCTCTTTTCAGAACAAGCTTGGCGAGGGAGGTTTTGGTCCAGTATACAAG GGTAAGATAGGGGAGGATCCAGAAATAGCTGTGAAGAGGTTGTCTAAGACATCGACTCAAGGTTTGGATGAGTTCAAAAATGAGGTGACATTGATTGCAAAACTGCAGCACAGAAATCTTGTTCGACTTCTTGGTTGTTGCgttcaagaagaggagaggatatTAGTCTATGAATACATGCCTAATGGAAGCTTAGATGTCTTCTTATTTG ATGAGGTTAAAGGCACTTACTTGGATTGGCGAACACGATATAACATAATAGTTGGAATCGCTCGAGGACTTCTTTATCTTCATCATGATTCTAGATTGAGAATCATCCATAGGGATCTTAAAGCTAGTAATATTCTTCTTGACAAAGATATGGATCCCAAGATATCGGACTTTGGCATGGCTAGGATATTTGGAGGGGACGTATCAGAAGCAAATACCAAGAGAGTTGTTGGAACATA TGGATATATGTCTCCTGAGTATATCATGGACGGAATCTTTTCAATGAAATCAGATGTGTTTAGTTTTGGCGTGTTGGTACTCGAGATCATATGTGGTCAAAAGAATAGAAGAGTCTATCACACATTGCATCATTTGAATCTTCTAGGGCAT ATATGGAACGCATGGAAGGAAGGCAATTGCTTAGATTTTGTGGACAAAAATATCGGCTATTCTTTTCCAGAGGCTGAGGTCTTGAGGTGTACAAAGATTGGACTTTTATGCGTTCAAGAACGAGCAGAAGATAGACCGACAATGCCTTCGGTGTTGACAATGTTGGGTAGCACCGGGGATATTTCTCTCTTGCCGGAACCTAAGCAACCAGGTTTCTTTTCTAACCGACTCCCATTATCACAAATTTACTCATCATCATCAATGAGTAATCAGGACATATCATCTAGTAACAAAGTAACAATTACAAATATAGACGGTCGATAA
- the LOC122021079 gene encoding F-box protein At5g46170-like — MSSSGALPAADLDWLRARCSDPPPPPAIDHFDQLPDSVLLLIFNLVGDIKQLGRCCVVSRRFHAVVPLVDDVVVRVDCVISDDPCPSPDAVVCQKPRSVMSHLARLFLGGLVKPLQALGQILSPASASASRASSHSSSSSSPPSPDVAHHSPSEVLKNFREIRRLRIELPDGELGKNGGVLLKWRAEFGSTIRSCAILGATSMASSSSNSLKSTNLNLNPSSDDAYEGDDYESIPESFYTNGSLKRRVVWTISSLIAASARHYLLHPIVVDHEPLESLILTDADRQGVLTMDRKQLQELRLNPLVASGSSQRTLLPALSMRLWYAHELELSCGLVLKGATLLAIKPSDERSRDVGSSITVSNDFSDSCWISECFEEPYRTATMMLMKRRFYCLEMNSF; from the coding sequence ATGTCTTCCTCTGGCGCTCTTCCTGCGGCGGATCTGGACTGGTTACGGGCGCGCTGTTCGGATCCGCCTCCCCCGCCGGCGATCGACCACTTCGACCAGCTTCCGGATTCGGTGCTTCTTTTGATCTTCAATCTGGTCGGCGACATCAAGCAGTTGGGGCGGTGCTGCGTCGTGTCGCGCCGGTTCCACGCCGTGGTCCCCCTCGTGGACGACGTCGTCGTCCGGGTTGACTGCGTCATCTCCGACGACCCCTGCCCCTCGCCCGATGCCGTCGTGTGCCAGAAGCCCCGAAGCGTCATGTCCCACCTCGCCCGTCTCTTCCTCGGTGGTCTCGTCAAGCCGCTCCAGGCCCTTGGGCAGATCCTCTCCCCCGCGTCTGCATCTGCCTCCAGGGCGTCGTCACATTCGTCCTCCTCTTCCTCGCCGCCGTCACCCGACGTCGCCCACCACTCGCCGAGCGAGGTGTTGAAGAACTTCAGGGAAATCCGGCGACTCCGTATCGAGCTTCCTGACGGTGAGCTTGGTAAAAATGGCGGCGTCCTCTTGAAGTGGAGAGCCGAGTTCGGATCCACCATCCGTAGCTGCGCCATTCTCGGCGCCACCTCCATGGCCTCTTCATCCTCCAACTCCCTCAAATCCACAAACCTCAATCTCAATCCCAGCTCTGACGACGCTTATGAAGGCGATGACTATGAGAGCATTCCAGAGTCATTCTACACCAACGGAAGCTTGAAGCGGAGGGTGGTGTGGACTATTAGTTCGTTGATTGCTGCATCGGCACGGCATTATCTTCTCCATCCCATTGTGGTCGACCATGAACCTTTGGAGTCCTTGATTTTGACCGATGCTGACAGGCAGGGGGTGCTGACCATGGACCGGAAGCAGCTGCAAGAACTAAGGCTAAACCCACTGGTGGCATCCGGGAGCTCACAGCGTACCCTTTTGCCTGCACTAAGCATGCGTCTATGGTATGCGCACGAGCTCGAGTTGTCCTGTGGGTTGGTGCTGAAGGGTGCGACCCTGTTGGCTATCAAACCAAGCGATGAACGGTCAAGGGATGTGGGCAGTAGCATCACAGTTTCCAATGACTTCTCAGATAGTTGCTGGATCTCAGAATGCTTTGAGGAGCCATACAGAACAGCAACCATGATGCTCATGAAGAGGAGGTTTTACTGCCTTGAGATGAACTCTTTCTGA